In Quercus lobata isolate SW786 chromosome 12, ValleyOak3.0 Primary Assembly, whole genome shotgun sequence, a genomic segment contains:
- the LOC115970367 gene encoding uncharacterized protein LOC115970367 produces the protein MTFKELVHRIVDRIKNEQYFRRPNKMGRDPSRRNRNMVLKDHLKQLVKAGYLKIFVVDPRNQDAEQGTQPQGNPLPPPLGVIEVIHTASRGTLVSKRRGVLTVVPIEGCLGEQPSEKMLKPTREPIAFNDDDLEGTIQAHDDALVVMARINGFIVKKVLIDQGSGAEVMYPDLFNGLGLKNEDFSKYDTPLVGFDGQMAILEG, from the exons ATGACATTCAAGGAGTTGGTGCACAGGATTGTAGATCGAATCAAGAATGAGCAGTACTTTCGAAggccaaacaagatgggaaGGGACCCATCAAGGAGAAATCGGAACAT GGTGTTGAAAGATCATTTAAAGCAGCTAGTAAAAGCGGggtatttgaaaattttcgtGGTGGACCCAAGGAATCAAGATGCCGAGCAGGGAACTCAACCCCAGGGGAACCCTCTCCCACCCCCATTGGGAGTGATAGAGGTCATCCACACAGCCTCAAGGGGTACCCTAGTGTCCAAAAGGAGAGGGGTACTAACCGTGGTGCCAATAGAGGGTTGCCTGGGTGAGCAGCCTTCTGAGAAGATGTTGAAGCCTACTCGGGAGCCCATCGCCTTCAATGATGATGACCTGGAAGGAACGATCCAAGCACACgacgatgccttggtggtcatgGCCCGAATAAATGGCTTTATAGTCAAGAAGGTGTTGATAGATCAAGGGAGTGGTGCTGAAGTGATGTATCCCGACCTATTCAACGGGCTTGGCTTGAAGAATGAGGACTTCTCTAAGTACGATACACCCCTGGTGGGGTTTGATGGTCAAATGGCGATCCTAGAGGGGTAG